ATCTGATTAAAATGTTCAATTGCTTTATCAATTATTAATTTACAATCTTCTTCTTTTGCAACATCTGCAATAACCGAAACAACTTCACAATTTGACTTAATTAGTTCTTTTTTTACTTCGTCAAGGTTTTCTACATTTCTTGCAGCAATTACAATTCTATAATCACGTTTTGCAAACTCAAATGCTAAAGCCTTTCCTATTCCTGATGAAGCGCCAGTAATTATGACTACACGTTTGCTCATTTATAATTTCATTTTTTACAAAGATAACTGTTCATTTGATAAAGAAAAATAAAGATTTTTAAAATGATTATACTTGAAAATATGATGATTATAAAAGATATTGAAAATATTTTAAAGTTTTTCTCATATGTTTTTGCATATTTTGCAAAATGATTATAGCTTTGCACTCTCTTTTAAAAAGGGTATCGATTCAGTAGCTCAGTAGGTAGAGCACATCCCTTTTAAGGATGGGGTCCTGGGTCCGAATCCCAGCTGGATCACGAAAAGCTGCTTATCAAAGCAGCTTTTTTTATTTCATAGTTAGTTGAAAATGCAACCACAATTTCTCATTCGGAACAGGTGCATTTATTGTAAGTTTTTGCTGCGAAACAGGATGAACAAATGAAATTTCTCTTGAATGAAGACTTATACTTCCATCTGGATTTGAACGATTAAAACCATATTTCAAATCGCCCTTAATTGAACAACCTATTGCCGATAACTGTGCACGAATTTGGTGGTGACGACCGGTAATAAGCTCAATCTCCAATAAAAAATATCTTTCGGATTTTGCAATTACTTTATAATTTAATTCAGCCAGCTTACTTCCGGTTACTTCTTTTTTAAATGCTGAGGACATATTTTTTTGTTCATTTCTGCGAATAAAATGAACTAGCTTACCTTCATCAGATTCCGGTTTATTTGCTGTTATAGCCCAATAAGTCTTCTTAAATTTATGATCTTGCATCATTTGATTTAATCTGGAAAGTGCCTTAGCAGATTTTGCCATTAAAACCAATCCACTAACAGGTCTGTCAATTCTATGAGTAACACCTAAGAAAACATTTCCTTCTTTGTTATATTTTACTTTTAAAAATTGCTTTACAGATTCTTCCAACGACTCACCACCAGATTTATCGGGTTGTACAAGCTCTCCTGCCTTTTTATTAATTGCTATTAAATGATTGTCTTCATAAAGAATATCTGAATTTGAAATTGGCATTTTTTTATTTTTTAATTATAAGCAATTAACAAAGATGTAACTAAATACAAAGTTATTGAAATTATAATAATATGCATAAATAAAAAAGCTCAACTGTTTTATTTGTTATTAAACATCATGTCAATAATTAAGAAAGAATCCGGAAAAAAAATAAATATCTTTGAGAAATTTTTCTGACATGCTTAAAAAAAGTATATATAGCTTTATCTTAATTATCCTGATTGTTTTTTCAATAAGTTGTAACAAATCAAACGAATCTACATTAAACATTACTTATACTAAGAAAGGATTATCATTCGACAAAGTTTTTGTATTGCAATGGAAAGATACACTAAAAGACAATTTAATTACTTTGGATTCTACAGCTGAAATGCAGTTTATAGGAACAAGAGGTTTTAACTTAGTTGATGGTAAAGCATATGTTGGTGCATCAATGAGTGTTATTGACTCCACAGGTGCAATACTTTTTAGAAATGATGATTTGTTTATGGATTACGATACTATTGGCTTCGACACTATTCTGGTAAGTGATTGCATTGGTATATTAATTGAAACCAGTCATCCGATGATTAAAGGGGGAACATATAAATGGTGTACTAAAATATGGGACAAAAAAGGTAATGGTGAAATTAATACAGAGCTATTAATAAAAATGAAATAATCCCATTTTTTACCCTTATTCCTGTTTAACTTTTTTGATTTCAATTTTTATTTGAAAATACTTTATTGTTGAGTAACTTTGCTTAAATAAATAAAGCTTTATGAAACTGCCAAGTATAAAATATTTATTCCTGAAAAGTCAGAATACTTTTATTCGTTTTCCATTTACAATAAGCATTGCTATTATTGGAACACTTGCCTCATTGTATGTTGTTGACTTTAACTACGACGGATACAGAGATTATACTTCTTGGTACCATTTAATAATGACATGTGCTATTGGTATTCCAATGTTTATCTCTTTAACATTATTTGCAGAAAGGCTGGAAGTCACAAAAACATTTAAATTGTTAATACGTTGTGCCGGTTTTATTTTTTTATTCCTTTATTATATTACACTTCCCGATTTATTTCTTGAAAAGCACTACATAAGAATGATAATATGGCTATTAATTTTCCATCTATTAGTTTCATTCTCTCCATACATTGGTTTTAAAAATCAATATTCTTTCTGGCAATTTAATAAAATATTATTTCTTCGTTTGTTATTAACAATTTTGTATGCCGGAGTATTGTTTTTAGGTATTTCTCTGGCATTACTTGCAATTGACCAACTATTCGACATTAACATAAAAGAAGAATATTATTTAAGATTATGGATAGTACATGTTGGAATTTTTGGTGTTTGGTTTTTTCTTGCCGGTGCACCTAAACATTTCCGTAAACTCGATCAAACAACAATATATCCTTTAGGCATCAAAATATTTACACAATATATTCTTATTCCTCTTGTGTTGATATATGCTTTAATATTGTACACATATTTTATTAAAATTATAATAACACAAGACTGGCCTGTTGGTTGGGTTGTATATCTTGTACTTGGTTATGCGATTTTAGGAGTATTATCTTTCCTTCTACTATATCCAATAAGAGAAGAAAAACAAAATAAAGGAATTCGTATTTTCTCAAATGTTTTCTTTATTTCATTATTTCCATTGCTTATAATGTTTTTTATCGCCATATTTAAAAGAGTATCTGAATATGGAATTACCGAAAATAGATTATTTGTAATATTATTAGGTGTATGGTTGGTATTTAATGCTGGTTTTATAATTATAAAAAAATATAAACTAATAAGAATAATTCCTCTTTCATTAACTGTATTGGCATTATTTTCTATAAATGGACCATGGAATGTTTTTAAAATCTCTAAGTGGAATCAAATGAACAGACTTGAAAGTGTACTTTCAAAAAACAATATGCTAAAAGATGGAAAAATAATAAAAGCCACAAATAAAATTACAATTGATGATGATGTTGTAATCTGTTCAACTTTATCTTATATGGTTGATATGCACGGACACAAATCTATTCAGAATTTTTTTACACAAAATCTTGATACAGTTTTTAATCGTGACACTATCAGATATTACTCCAGCTACGAAGGCATGAATAAGTTAACAACGTACATGGGAATTGAATATAATCTTAGTTTACCATATGTTGAAAATGGTAAAACAC
The Bacteroidia bacterium genome window above contains:
- a CDS encoding RluA family pseudouridine synthase → MPISNSDILYEDNHLIAINKKAGELVQPDKSGGESLEESVKQFLKVKYNKEGNVFLGVTHRIDRPVSGLVLMAKSAKALSRLNQMMQDHKFKKTYWAITANKPESDEGKLVHFIRRNEQKNMSSAFKKEVTGSKLAELNYKVIAKSERYFLLEIELITGRHHQIRAQLSAIGCSIKGDLKYGFNRSNPDGSISLHSREISFVHPVSQQKLTINAPVPNEKLWLHFQLTMK
- a CDS encoding DUF4153 domain-containing protein, producing MKLPSIKYLFLKSQNTFIRFPFTISIAIIGTLASLYVVDFNYDGYRDYTSWYHLIMTCAIGIPMFISLTLFAERLEVTKTFKLLIRCAGFIFLFLYYITLPDLFLEKHYIRMIIWLLIFHLLVSFSPYIGFKNQYSFWQFNKILFLRLLLTILYAGVLFLGISLALLAIDQLFDINIKEEYYLRLWIVHVGIFGVWFFLAGAPKHFRKLDQTTIYPLGIKIFTQYILIPLVLIYALILYTYFIKIIITQDWPVGWVVYLVLGYAILGVLSFLLLYPIREEKQNKGIRIFSNVFFISLFPLLIMFFIAIFKRVSEYGITENRLFVILLGVWLVFNAGFIIIKKYKLIRIIPLSLTVLALFSINGPWNVFKISKWNQMNRLESVLSKNNMLKDGKIIKATNKITIDDDVVICSTLSYMVDMHGHKSIQNFFTQNLDTVFNRDTIRYYSSYEGMNKLTTYMGIEYNLSLPYVENGKTQFSYTCQYNSNESPLKVTGYDYFINYRSYYYNYENESTDTLIKTNYILSDSTKLDIILIPDKGNLQFINNDTTINIDIFAFVKNITDKKISGTNNYFQYNKEDMTLNIENTKSSYKIIFTYLSGNKIEDKLNSIQEIQADILVSTKK